One region of Anaeromyxobacter paludicola genomic DNA includes:
- a CDS encoding protoporphyrinogen/coproporphyrinogen oxidase, with the protein MERYDAVVVGGGVSGAAFAWQCARAGKKVLLLEREPRLGGCLHSQRTSAGYWYELGAHTCYNSYAGFIELLEGAGLKGRLLPRAKVPFALLKDGQLHPLTPGGVLKLLDLWELARSLPAAFTAKKDGQTMYGYYSRLFGRRNYDRVMGPLFSAVPSQSADPIPADMLFKKRSRRKDVLRSFTLDGGLQTVVDAAARTAGVEVATGAPARTVEKTPAGWAVVTEDGRRFEAPVLALATPPSAAAALLQAAQPELAGKLASIKMSGIETVGVVVEAARLKVPPVAGIVPIDDAFFSAVSRDTVPDPRLRGFAFHFRPQGLPLEQKLERIARVLGVARADLSEVVEKRGLMPSPVLGHEQVVADIDRLLAGGTLAITGNYFGGLAIEDCVQRSKEEFGRVGKA; encoded by the coding sequence ATGGAACGGTACGACGCGGTGGTGGTGGGGGGCGGGGTGAGCGGCGCGGCGTTCGCGTGGCAGTGCGCCCGCGCCGGCAAGAAGGTGCTCCTCCTCGAGCGGGAGCCGCGGCTCGGCGGCTGCCTCCACTCCCAGAGAACCTCGGCCGGGTACTGGTACGAGCTCGGCGCCCACACCTGCTACAACTCCTACGCCGGGTTCATCGAGCTCCTCGAGGGGGCCGGGCTGAAGGGCCGCCTGCTCCCCCGCGCCAAGGTCCCGTTCGCGCTGCTCAAGGACGGCCAGCTCCACCCGCTCACGCCGGGCGGGGTGCTGAAGCTGCTCGATCTCTGGGAGCTCGCCCGCTCGCTGCCCGCCGCCTTCACGGCCAAGAAGGACGGGCAGACGATGTACGGCTACTACTCGCGCCTCTTCGGGCGGCGGAACTACGATCGGGTCATGGGCCCGCTCTTCTCGGCGGTCCCGTCGCAGAGCGCCGACCCGATCCCGGCCGACATGCTCTTCAAGAAGCGCTCGCGCCGGAAGGACGTGCTCCGGAGCTTCACGCTCGACGGCGGCCTCCAGACGGTGGTGGACGCGGCGGCGCGGACGGCCGGCGTCGAGGTGGCGACGGGCGCGCCGGCGCGCACGGTGGAGAAGACCCCGGCGGGCTGGGCGGTGGTGACCGAGGACGGCCGCCGGTTCGAGGCCCCGGTCCTGGCGCTCGCGACGCCGCCCTCGGCCGCCGCGGCGCTGCTCCAGGCGGCGCAGCCGGAGCTGGCCGGGAAGCTCGCCTCCATCAAGATGTCGGGGATCGAGACGGTGGGGGTGGTGGTCGAGGCCGCCAGGCTGAAGGTCCCGCCGGTCGCGGGCATCGTGCCCATCGACGACGCCTTCTTCTCCGCCGTGTCGCGCGACACGGTGCCGGACCCGCGGCTGCGCGGGTTCGCCTTCCACTTCCGGCCGCAGGGGCTGCCCCTCGAGCAGAAGCTGGAGCGGATCGCGCGCGTCCTCGGGGTCGCCCGGGCGGACCTCTCCGAGGTGGTGGAGAAGCGGGGGCTCATGCCGTCCCCGGTGCTCGGTCACGAGCAGGTGGTCGCGGACATCGACCGGCTGCTCGCGGGCGGGACGCTCGCCATCACCGGCAACTACTTCGGCGGGCTCGCGATCGAGGACTGCGTGCAGCGGTCGAAGGAGGAGTTCGGGAGGGTGGGGAAGGCGTAG